A DNA window from Trypanosoma brucei brucei TREU927 chromosome 11 chr11_scaffold01 genomic scaffold, whole genome shotgun sequence contains the following coding sequences:
- a CDS encoding dynein light chain, putative: MSGTTSIREAIARFEDAEYKRRTMEMTEEAKAEAPRVVASEEARVLLIGMLPPIVKMDKDITTLVNCEHLALSTNAIEKIGPGLKELKKLKVLSLGRNAIRKIEQLDIPHLEQLWLSYNKIDKLTGLDKLKSLKVLYMSNNLISSWTEIDRLANQCPELIEVLFKNNPIHNNAPSEKEYRCMILQRLPRLTKLDGVPVDPEEKEEAERGR, translated from the coding sequence ATGTCAGGAACAACTTCCATTCGAGAGGCGATAGCGCGGTTTGAAGATGCGGAATACAAACGTCGCACGATGGAGATGACAGAAGAGGCAAAAGCTGAAGCCCCGCGTGTTGTCGCCTCGGAGGAGGCTCGTGTTTTGCTAATTGGAATGCTACCTCCTATTGTGAAGATGGACAAGGACATTACGACGCTGGTGAATTGCGAACACCTTGCGCTCTCCACAAATGCCATTGAGAAGATAGGACCTGGGTTGAAAGAGCTCAAGAAACTAAAGGTTCTGTCACTCGGTCGAAATGCCATCCGAAAGATTGAGCAACTAGACATCCCGCATCTGGAACAACTGTGGCTCTCTTATAACAAAATCGACAAACTCACTGGACTGGATAAACTAAAGAGCCTTAAGGTGTTATATATGAGTAACAACCTTATCAGCAGTTGGACGGAGATTGACAGGTTGGCTAATCAATGCCCTGAACTCATTGAAGtactttttaaaaacaacCCCATTCACAATAACGCCCCATCAGAAAAAGAGTACCGCTGTATGATATTGCAGAGGCTTCCACGGTTGACGAAGCTCGATGGTGTACCAGTGGATccggaagagaaggaagaggcgGAGCGCGGCCGGTAA
- a CDS encoding replication factor C subunit 1, producing MMTSSPSSIEVPHSWAEKYKPKTIAQMCYPVTANKLKQWMEEFEANSSKMRGALLSGPPGVGKTTSVYVVASELGRVVVEYNASDFRSRKSLRENVSTVVNNRTFSNTSSSYANIVLLMDEVDGCDIGGVGEVIQMIKNTNVPIICTCNDRWHPKLRSLLNHVEDIRAGRPPCNIVANYLCDKVLAREGISLSKQLLQDIIQRSGSDIRSMLNNLQMWCINQTSLQQKKLAECALQSAKDGDVGLFEAAEVFLLQGSSRGRPRSIEELQSTFYNSDLVDMFVQENYLHFKPEDRDWMDAVAEAASSISLSDLAQRIMFFENNWSVSRSHVLLSSIIPCALTRGHYETFVTGQQAIFDRQRPVKFPSWLGQNSAAGKNKRLLRCLTFQAMGHSKGISGTQEDVLLDYIPRAWESRLTDPLAQRGKDAIPEVIAFMDQYHIMRDDWEFIQSVAHFKKMQSASPNPAAGDIPGGIKAAFTREFNKTHRLESFAKGALQRVATDGIGFGEGEEDNEEEGSVAGASRPTAKKASAKTAAKPKKAAKKEGNENAKPKKAAAKTAKPAGRRGRKATLVDSDSEPEFESYSSDDY from the coding sequence ATGATGACCAGCAGTCCGAGTTCCATTGAAGTGCCCCACTCGTGGGCGGAGAAGTACAAACCAAAAACCATTGCACAGATGTGTTACCCCGTTACCGCAAATAAGTTGAAGCAATGGATGGAAGAATTTGAAGCCAATAGTTCCAAAATGAGGGGAGCACTACTCTCGGGACCACCTGGTGTTGGTAAGACGACATCTGTTTATGTTGTGGCTTCCGAGCTCGggcgtgttgttgttgaataCAACGCCAGCGACTTCCGCAGCAGAAAATCACTGCGGGAGAACGTTAGCACCGTAGTTAATAACCGCACTTTCAGCAACACTTCCTCGTCCTACGCTAATATTGTGCTGCTGATGGACGAAGTGGATGGGTGCGACATTGGCGGCGTCGGAGAAGTTATTCAAATGATCAAGAATACCAACGTGCCAATCATCTGCACGTGCAACGACCGGTGGCATCCAAAATTGCGCTCACTGCTGAACCACGTGGAAGACATCCGCGCTGGTCGACCCCCGTGTAACATAGTTGCCAACTACCTTTGTGATAAGGTACTGGCTCGCGAAGGCATCTCTCTTTCTAAACAGCTTCTGCAGGACATCATACAACGATCGGGAAGCGACATCCGCAGCATGCTCAACAATCTGCAAATGTGGTGCATCAACCAAACATCACTTCAGCAGAAGAAACTTGCGGAGTGCGCACTGCAGTCAGCAAAAGATGGTGATGTTGGCCTATTTGAAGCCGCCGAGGTATTTCTTCTGCAGGGGTCGTCGCGTGGTAGGCCCCGTTCCATTGAAGAGCTCCAGTCCACGTTCTACAACTCGGACCTTGTGGACATGTTCGTGCAGGAAAACTACCTTCACTTCAAACCTGAGGACCGTGATTGGATGGATGCAGTTGCCGAGGCAGCGTCTTCAATTTCACTCTCGGATCTAGCGCAACGTATTATGTTCTTTGAGAACAACTGGTCCGTATCCCGGTCCCACGTACTTCTCTCCAGTATTATACCGTGTGCCCTAACTCGTGGTCATTACGAAACTTTTGTAACAGGGCAGCAGGCCATATTTGATCGACAACGTCCTGTGAAGTTTCCTTCATGGCTTGGTCAAAATTCAGCTGctggtaaaaacaaaaggctGCTTCGGTGCTTGACATTTCAGGCGATGGGTCACTCGAAGGGTATTAGCGGTACACAAGAGGATGTTCTGCTTGATTACATACCACGTGCCTGGGAGAGCAGACTTACCGACCCATTAGCACAACGGGGGAAGGATGCCATTCCGGAAGTAATTGCTTTCATGGATCAGTACCACATCATGCGTGATGACTGGGAATTTATCCAGTCTGTTGCACACTTTAAGAAAATGCAGTCGGCGTCTCCAAACCCTGCTGCAGGAGATATTCCAGGAGGTATAAAAGCAGCCTTCACGCGAGAGTTCAACAAGACACATCGTTTGGAAAGCTTTGCGAAGGGGGCGCTGCAACGGGTTGCCACCGATGGAATAGGGTTtggagagggggaagaagacaacgaggaagaaggaagtgtTGCGGGAGCCTCACGCCCCACTGCGAAGAAAGCTTCCGCGAAAACTGCCGCGAAGCCGAAGAAGGCGGcgaaaaaggaaggtaaCGAGAATGCAAAACCGAAGAAAGCGGCGGCCAAGACGGCGAAACCTGCGGGTAGGCGGGGGAGGAAAGCCACTCTTGTCGACTCTGATTCGGAACCGGAGTTTGAGAGCTACAGTTCCGATGACTATTAG
- a CDS encoding triosephosphate isomerase (GPI-Anchor Signal predicted for Tb11.02.3210 by DGPI v2.04 with cleavage site probability 0.72 near 234), translating into MSKPQPIAAANWKCNGSQQSLSELIDLFNSTSINHDVQCVVASTFVHLAMTKERLSHPKFVIAAQNAIAKSGAFTGEVSLPILKDFGVNWIVLGHSERRAYYGETNEIVADKVAAAVAAGFMVIACIGETLQERESGRTAVVVLTQIAAIAKKLKKADWAKVVIAYEPVWAIGTGKVATPQQAQEAHALIRSWVSSKIGADVAGELRILYGGSVNGKNARTLYQQRDVNGFLVGGASLKPEFVDIIKATQ; encoded by the coding sequence ATGTCCAAGCCACAACCCATCGCAGCAGCCAACTGGAAGTGCAACGGCTCCCAACAGTCTTTGTCGGAGCTTATTGATCTGTTTAACTCCACAAGCATCAACCACGACGTGCAATGCGTAGTGGCCTCCACCTTTGTTCACCTTGCCATGACGAAGGAGCGTCTTTCACACCCCAAATTTGTGATTGCGGCGCAGAACGCCATTGCAAAGAGCGGTGCCTTCACCGGCGAAGTCTCCCTGCCCATCCTCAAAGATTTCGGTGTCAACTGGATTGTTCTGGGTCACTCCGAGCGCCGCGCATACTATGGTGAGACAAACGAGATTGTTGCGGACAAGGTTGCCGCCGCCGTTGCTGCTGGTTTCATGGTTATTGCTTGCATCGGCGAAACGCTGCAGGAGCGTGAATCAGGTCGcaccgctgttgttgtgctCACACAGATCGCTGCTATTGCtaagaaactgaagaaggCTGACTGGGCCAAAGTTGTCATCGCCTACGAACCCGTTTGGGCCATTGGTACCGGCAAGGTGGCGACACCACAGCAAGCGCAGGAAGCCCACGCACTCATCCGCAGCTGGGTGAGCAGCAAGATTGGAGCAGATGTCGCGGGAGAGCTCCGCATTCTTTACGGCGGTTCTGTTAATGGAAAGAATGCGCGCACTCTTTACCAACAGCGAGACGTCAACGGCTTCCTTGTTGGTGGTGCCTCACTGAAGCCAGAATTTGTGGACATCATCAAAGCCACTCAGTGA
- a CDS encoding DNA polymerase theta, putative, whose translation MSRGWYENILACCCNKVFLASCVATSFFPFLFLWQECPSPYVVLLSVRTDMKNLSIFSARRDDSLSAFFWTDSLIKSCGNIGSSGIHASVTSKQKKSPAASTDRKRRRSTEFSTETLLIAETPVTTASKNTVLTPSASRALSPPVASGPSCAEISVRGFDDALSVSEDLFEGRLGPAVVDVELGENTSLMNDASAFSAALAEIDRGSASDVQKLNSSIKVMLLVGGEAYYVFTPRDTFSITFLAKLLASENVTKVLLNGRPLYQLLFRFLGTDRIDVRNLVDLSVWVQVIERVRGPIHAGIKCANPKEAMMKLPESVRAQIQTRVNNSMVVLRHGGSLPADGPLRQGGGGQNMLEMPPLPSIGSISDSQMEDRLCSSMALHEYYESFVKSVDDDNPKVSSVCSLPAVCRLETSVAFLCEVMTYHGMFVRKTAFELMTKDLEDQIEKISDYGKTLLDASPCSKYSGGCFSVREATAEVMVDCLRDTYGYNLSVNGSFDKQLQKLYRGAGKGNESGRKLAHVWLAIRERTDFMRTLRSNVENMNMLDRIVDVATQVASNEEDEGANDCSGSGGSSVGSTKKAVCYSVHPHWAVHHTSTGRLYCSRPNLQTVPKTAQKCTYVSPLTSDYGLLFTNPEWTMRHLYGPAPGCVLLSFDFNQMELRVLAHLSGDELLIKHLSSEYDVLSAMTRHITGLSDDEQVPPHLRETVKVVVYGLFYGMGLATMKERVKILMDSAHSVPSSQRKFTADTLLRAFHQRYPAAGKFLTRARIRAFHEARCVTLTGINDLSSEKDGNRRRQHSIARILQGSSSTLFQSAMVKVHERRHDIVPNLPAAPFALVLCIHDELIYSVVEGYVDVVARKIKGIMVEQAQVFSLRVPLRVSVKVGKTFGSLEKLDVP comes from the coding sequence ATGAGTAGAGGGTGGTACGAGAATATACTCGCTTGTTGTTGTAATAAGGTGTTTCTTGCCAGTTGCGTGGCTacatctttctttccctttttattcctttggCAGGAGTGTCCATCGCCATACGTTGTGCTACTTTCGGTTCGCACGGACATGAAAAATCTTTCAATCTTCTCCGCAAGAAGGGATGACAGTctctctgctttcttttggACTGATTCTCTGATAAAATCCTGTGGGAATATCGGGAGCAGCGGGATTCATGCGTCGGTCACctccaaacagaaaaagagtcCTGCAGCGAGTACGGATAGGAAGCGTCGCCGCTCAACTGAATTTTCCACTGAAACACTCCTGATCGCAGAAACACCGGTGACAACTGCTTCGAAAAACACTGTTCTTACGCCCTCGGCTTCAAGAGCCCTCTCACCACCCGTTGCCAGTGGCCCTTCATGCGCTGAAATTTCGGTACGCGGTTTCGACGATGCTCTCAGCGTTAGTGAGGATTTGTTTGAGGGAAGGTTGGGGCCAGCCGTTGTTGACGTGGAGCTGGGTGAAAACACGTCTCTGATGAATGATGCGTCGGCGTTCTCTGCAGCACTGGCGGAAATAGACAGGGGAAGTGCAAGCGACGTGCAAAAACTGAACTCTTCCATTAAAGTTATGCTTCTTGTTGGTGGTGAAGCGTATTACGTATTTACGCCTCGTGACACGTTTTCTATTACCTTCTTAGCGAAACTGCTCGCTTCGGAGAATGTGACAAAGGTTTTGTTGAATGGACGACCTTTGTATCAATTACTATTTCGTTTTCTGGGTACAGATCGCATTGACGTGAGGAACCTTGTGGATCTTTCAGTTTGGGTACAAGTAATTGAACGTGTACGTGGACCTATTCATGCCGGAATCAAATGTGCTAACCCGAAAGAGGCTATGATGAAACTCCCAGAAAGTGTGAGAGCGCAAATCCAAACTCGGGTGAACAACTCGATGGTGGTACTGAGACATGGAGGTAGTTTGCCGGCAGATGGTCCGTTAAGACAGGGTGGTGGAGGTCAGAACATGCTTGAAATGCCCCCGCTGCCGTCAATAGGCTCTATTTCGGACTCGCAAATGGAGGATCGTCTTTGCTCTTCTATGGCCCTTCACGAGTATTATGAGAGCTTCGTTAAATCAGTTGATGACGACAACCCGAAGGTCTCATCTGTTTGTTCACTTCCTGCCGTTTGCCGCCTTGAAACTAGTGTAGCATTTTTGTGCGAAGTCATGACATATCACGGTATGTTTGTGAGGAAGACTGCCTTTGAATTGATGACAAAGGATTTGGAGGATCAGATTGAAAAAATTAGTGACTATGGGAAGACCTTACTTGACGCAAGCCCATGTTCCAAGTATTCCGGAGGGTGTTTTAGCGTGAGGGAGGCAACGGCAGAAGTGATGGTTGATTGCTTGCGAGATACATACGGCTACAATCTTTCCGTTAACGGCAGCTTTGACAAGCAACTCCAAAAACTTTATCGTGGCGCCGGCAAAGGAAATGAGTCGGGAAGAAAGTTGGCCCATGTATGGTTGGCTATTCGTGAGCGCACTGATTTTATGCGAACTCTCAGAAGCAACGTGGAAAATATGAATATGTTAGACCGCATCGTTGACGTTGCGACACAAGTTGCTTCGAACGAAGAGGATGAGGGTGCGAATGACTGCTCAGGCAGCGGTGGGAGTAGTGTGGGGAGTACAAAAAAAGCAGTCTGTTACTCTGTACATCCTCACTGGGCCGTTCATCACACTTCGACGGGACGATTGTACTGTTCTCGACCCAATCTGCAAACTGTTCCCAAAACGGCACAAAAATGCACCTACGTAAGTCCCCTCACATCTGATTATGGGTTGTTGTTCACAAACCCTGAGTGGACAATGCGACACTTGTACGGTCCAGCACCTGGGTGCGTACTTCTTTCGTTCGATTTCAACCAAATGGAGTTGCGCGTGTTGGCACATCTGAGCGGGGACGAGTTGCTCATTAAGCACTTGTCAAGTGAATACGACGTGCTATCAGCGATGACACGGCACATTACTGGTCTTAGTGATGATGAGCAGGTTCCGCCACACCTCAGAGAAACAGTCAAAGTTGTTGTCTACGGCTTATTTTACGGTATGGGCTTAGCGACAATGAAGGAACGCGTGAAAATTTTGATGGACTCAGCACACTCAGTTCCGTCTAGTCAACGAAAATTTACCGCCGACACCTTACTACGTGCGTTTCATCAGCGTTACCCGGCTGCAGGAAAGTTTTTAACACGCGCACGCATCCGTGCGTTTCATGAGGCGCGTTGCGTTACCCTCACGGGTATCAACGACTTGTCGAGTGAGAAGGACGGCAATCGGCGAAGGCAGCACTCAATCGCTCGTATACTTCAGGGTAGTTCTTCCACGTTGTTTCAAAGTGCCATGGTGAAGGTTCACGAAAGGCGTCACGACATTGTTCCTAACCTACCTGCGGCCCCCTTCGCCCTTGTCTTGTGCATTCACGATGAACTCATATATTCTGTGGTTGAGGGGTACGTGGATGTTGTAgcaaggaaaataaaggggATAATGGTGGAGCAGGCGCAAGTATTTTCGTTGCGGGTCCCCTTACGAGTTTCAGTGAAGGTTGGAAAAACGTTCGGTTCACTCGAGAAACTTGATGTTCCTTAA
- a CDS encoding dynein arm light chain axonemal (similar to 33 kDa inner dynein arm light chain, axonemal (p33). (Swiss-Prot:Q26630) (Strongylocentrotus purpuratus)) yields MPTRPLLVKYETPVLLSEVKHKKALKEKKRVAVGAQSGPQAEDVLYSIIPPREFEENGQQWVQYVSSIPATRMDVINLQERLDSLLLERNARETGICPVREELYSQVFDELIRQVTVNCAERGLLLLRVRDELRMTLDAYRSLYESSAAYGMRKALQAEQSKIEMESKIQALEREKEELKQQVEELEYRCESIIQQEKEKFAEAERKHNEEVAFFRRTYQTLTTNLQTLCNATKA; encoded by the coding sequence ATGCCCACACGACCCCTGTTAGTTAAGTATGAGACGCCGGTACTGCTTTCCGAGGTGAAGCACAAGAAGGCtctgaaagagaagaagcgtGTGGCTGTCGGGGCGCAAAGTGGTCCGCAGGCTGAAGATGTTCTGTACAGCATCATCCCTCCGCGTGAGTTTGAGGAGAATGGCCAACAATGGGTACAATATGTCTCTAGTATACCTGCCACGCGAATGGACGTTATCAACCTTCAGGAGCGTCTTGATTCTCTGCTGCTAGAGCGCAATGCTCGAGAAACTGGGATTTGTCCGGTCCGTGAGGAGCTCTACTCGCAGGTTTTTGACGAGCTAATTCGTCAGGTTACGGTGAACTGCGCTGAGCGTGGGCTCCTGCTGTTGCGTGTGCGCGATGAACTTCGTATGACACTTGATGCGTACCGGTCATTATACGAAAGCAGTGCGGCATACGGGATGCGTAAGGCTCTTCAGGCTGAACAAAGCAAGATTGAAATGGAGTCTAAAATCCAGGCACTGGAGCGCGAAAAGGAGGAGCTTAAACAACAAGTGGAGGAGTTAGAATACCGCTGTGAATCAATCATTCaacaagagaaggaaaagtttGCTGAGGCAGAGAGAAAACACAACGAGGAGGTGGCGTTCTTCCGACGCACTTACCAAACTCTCACAACGAACTTGCAGACATTATGTAATGCTACCAAAGCTTGA
- a CDS encoding minichromosome maintenance complex subunit: protein MESDAGVVQVTNFRGGFTGEDDLNNGERQQDEAIDLKLIFKEFVERFRVHNDHLYMAMLRGNLAAGLFFMEVEMSHIQQFSSAVFNAILSTPTRALPLFEHAVWELAQEHKLLPPLSRRSSIQLQLYWGVPPTPLRLLAQASVARLVCVSGIVVKVSACHARCVRAAIQCTSCSSKTYINGGRSVDLPPHCLENGGRGTATGGAGFGGGVGQRKCRPNPYTLLPMECEYEDQQIIKVQELPEDVPTGELPRHVTVVVDRYLVDRVSPGSRVQIAGIVSVQEKRGGVEGGGRKGSKGTRAAAGLRAQYLRCVGLMFITAKDGGASVQSVNQNFSSRVRSQSRMAWQVEEEAAFQRFAEQGDVYERLAQSIDPAIFGLQDQKKAIVCLLFGGTRKRQGSNYLRGDMNVLFIGDPSTAKSQLLKFTEKVAPIGIYTSGKGSSAAGLTASVISSGNGDFVLEAGSMVLADGGVVCIDEFDKMREQDQVAIHEAMEQQTISIAKANLTTMLNSRTSVLAAANPTLGSYDPLRSNEDQMDFQSSILSRFDLIFKVIDPRNPEVDNKLAQHVINLHKGGSARHSHSTTTAVVERSFFTKYISYARATRHPRISEDAMSVLLDFYVHVRREAHQQTLDALSNSGGTKAQTPIIQVTARQLESLVRITESMARMRLDVLAHRADAEEAIRLFKSATVDAIKSGVSDQSMTAAQSELVLRIEDALRRRVALGATVEHSRLMSEMARVGFDVKLVERAIYAMMKREELEWRRQRTQIHRLR from the coding sequence ATGGAATCGGATGCGGGTGTGGTGCAAGTAACCAACTTCCGGGGCGGCTTCACCGGAGAGGATGATTTGAACAACGGTGAACGTCAGCAGGATGAGGCAATCGACTTAAAGCTCATTTTCAAAGAATTTGTTGAACGGTTTCGTGTCCATAACGACCATTTATACATGGCTATGCTTCGAGGTAACCTTGCAGCAGGGCTTTTTTTTATGGAAGTGGAAATGTCACATATACAACAATTTAGCAGTGCTGTATTTAACGCAATTCTTTCAACGCCTACACGTGCACTACCATTATTTGAGCATGCTGTTTGGGAGCTAGCGCAGGAACACAAGCTACTACCACCGCTAAGTCGTCGCAGTAGTATACAGCTTCAACTGTATTGGGGGGTACCACCCACTCCGCTACGCCTACTTGCTCAAGCCTCTGTTGCTCGTTTGGTATGTGTAAGCGGCATTGTTGTTAAGGTAAGTGCCTGTCATGCCCGATGTGTACGTGCCGCTATCCAGTGCACGAGTTGTAGCAGTAAAACATACATCAATGGTGGGAGAAGCGTCGACTTACCTCCGCATTGCTTAGAGAATGGTGGTCGTGGGACGGCGACCGGCGGCGCAGGGTTTGGAGGCGGAGTTGGACAGCGTAAATGTAGACCAAACCCGTACACACTGCTCCCTATGGAGTGTGAATACGAGGACCAGCAGATCATAAAAGTGCAAGAACTTCCGGAAGATGTCCCAACTGGTGAGTTGCCACGTCACGTAACGGTTGTTGTGGACCGGTACTTGGTTGACCGTGTGAGTCCAGGGTCTCGGGTGCAGATTGCTGGCATTGTCTCCGTGCAGGAGAAGCGCGGGGGTGTGGAAGGAGGTGGTAGAAAGGGAAGTAAAGGGACACGTGCCGCTGCGGGACTTCGTGCTCAATACCTTCGGTGCGTCGGTCTCATGTTCATCACTGCGAAGGACGGTGGAGCTTCCGTTCAAAGCGTCAATCAGAACTTTTCCTCTCGGGTCCGCTCTCAGTCGCGAATGGCGTGgcaggtggaggaagaaGCAGCATTTCAACGCTTCGCAGAGCAGGGTGATGTGTACGAGCGACTTGCACAAAGCATAGATCCCGCTATCTTTGGTTTGCAAGACCAGAAGAAGGCGATTGTTTGCCTTTTGTTTGGTGGTACGAGGAAACGACAGGGTAGTAATTATTTACGTGGTGATATGAATGTGCTCTTTATCGGGGATCCTTCCACAGCGAAGTCGCAACTACTCAAGTTCACAGAAAAAGTAGCCCCGATTGGTATATATACATCCGGTAAGGGAAGTAGTGCAGCTGGTCTAACAGCATCTGTCATATCTAGTGGAAATGGTGACTTTGTGCTCGAAGCAGGTTCGATGGTGCTTGCGGATGGGGGTGTCGTTTGCATTGATGAGTTTGACAAAATGAGGGAGCAGGACCAAGTGGCGATCCATGAGGCTATGGAACAGCAGACTATATCCATTGCTAAGGCTAACCTCACGACGATGCTTAACAGCAGGACGAGCGTATTAGCAGCTGCCAATCCAACGTTGGGTAGTTACGATCCGCTTCGATCAAATGAAGACCAAATGGACTTTCAGAGTTCCATCCTTTCTCGCTTTGACCTCATTTTCAAGGTAATTGACCCACGTAACCCCGAAGTTGATAATAAACTCGCGCAGCACGTGATCAATCTACATAAAGGGGGTAGTGCTCGTCATTCACATAGTACGACAACAGCAGTTGTTGAACGTTCTTTCTTCACAAAATATATCTCATACGCCAGAGCTACTCGTCATCCCCGTATTTCAGAGGACGCCATGTCTGTGCTGCTAGACTTTTACGTTCATGTTCGTCGTGAGGCACATCAGCAAACCCTCGATGCATTGTCCAACTCCGGTGGGACGAAGGCTCAGACTCCTATCATTCAAGTAACTGCGCGCCAGCTGGAGAGTCTTGTGCGAATAACGGAGTCCATGGCTCGCATGCGTCTCGATGTACTCGCCCACCGCGCAGATGCGGAAGAAGCTATACGACTCTTTAAGTCAGCGACGGTGGATGCAATCAAGAGTGGTGTGAGTGATCAAAGTATGACCGCTGCTCAAAGTGAATTAGTTCTCCGTATTGAGGATGCGTTGCGAAGGCGGGTAGCACTCGGCGCAACGGTGGAACATAGCCGACTAATGTCGGAGATGGCTCGCGTCGGTTTCGATGTGAAGCTTGTGGAGCGTGCCATCTATGCAATGATGAAGCGCGAAGAATTGGAGTGGCGGAGGCAGCGCACCCAAATTCATCGGTTACGTTAA